The following coding sequences lie in one Zingiber officinale cultivar Zhangliang chromosome 2B, Zo_v1.1, whole genome shotgun sequence genomic window:
- the LOC122048597 gene encoding zinc finger MYM-type protein 1-like produces KEHENSIEHITNMNSWKELKMRLDKNETIDKDLQREISKEKERSNEKLYQESNGNFLGLIEMIAEFDVVMQDHIRRIQNHEIHHHYLGHKIQNELISLLAEKSLDLSIENIRGQGYDNSSNMKGKHQGVQKRLLEINPRALYMSCACHSLNLTLSDMTHSCVKAVSFFGVVQRIYILFSSSPKRWKVLLDNVKGLIVKSFSNTRWESRIKSVQAIRFQALEVRSTLLELYNICDDAKSKSEAESIINSIESFEFLLGIVIWYDILFAINMISKKLQSKSMCIDSAMKQLDGVISYFEKYRNDGFATSLTIAKSLASNMNIEPIFSMKRRIFRKK; encoded by the exons aaagaacatgaaaattctattgaacatataactaatatgaactcttggaaagaattaaaaatgagattagataaaaatgaaacaattgaTAAAGATCTACAACGAGAAATCTCTAAAGAAAAAGAGC GATCTAATGAGAAACTATATCAAGAAAGTAATGGAAACTTTTTAGGAttgattgaaatgattgctgaatttgacgttgtgatgcaagatcatattagacgcattcaaaatcatgaaattcatcatcattatcttggtcataaaaTTCAGAATGAGTTGATTTCTCTTTTAGCTGA aaaatcacttgatcttagtattgaaaatattagaggtcaaggtTACGATAATAGttctaatatgaaaggaaaacaccaaGGAGTTCAAAAAAGGTTGCTTGAAATAAATCCAAGAGCGTTATACATGTCATGtgcttgtcatagtcttaatttgaCTCTTAGTGATATGACACATTCTTGTGTTAAAGCTGTTTCTTTTTTTGGAGTAGTCCAACGCATATACATATTGTTTTCAAGTTCTCCTAAAAGATGGAAAGTTTTACTTGATAATGTGAAAGGATTAATTGTCAAATCTTTTTCAAACACACGTTGGGAAAGTCGTATTAAAAGTGTTCAAGCTATTAGATTTCAGGCTCTTGAAGTGCGAAGTACTTTATTAGAGTTATATAACATTTGTGATGATGCAAAGTCTAAGAGTGAAGCTGAAAGTATAATTAACTCAAttgaaagttttgaatttttacttggtataGTTATTTGGTATGACATTTTATTTGCTATAAACATGATAAGTAAGAAGTTACAATCAAAATCTATGTGCATTGATTCTGCTATGAAACAATTAGATGGTGTaatatcatattttgaaaaatataggaaTGATGGTTTTGCAACAAGTTTGACTATTGCTAAAAGTCTTGCATCTAATATGAATATAGAGCCAATATTTTCAATGAAACGtcgtatttttagaaaaaaataa